Proteins from one Verrucomicrobiaceae bacterium genomic window:
- a CDS encoding NAD-dependent epimerase/dehydratase family protein — translation MKIILTGGGGFLGHQLAQKILQQGTLCGQPITQLRLLDAAFHREIPDPRVQQITGDISDRDTVFATIGSDADVIFHLASMVSGECELRYDDALRVNLDGGRNVFEAARAATGRPRVIFASSVACYGGIDMSQMMSDSTKQLPQTTYGITKAICEMLINDHTRKGHFDGRSVRLPTVIIRPGKPNAAASSWASGMFREPLNGQPCMLPIRRDQPHPMTGYRTVIDSFIALAEVSEARLSTDRAYVLPAHRVTPQIAEQVITEIAAERGITLGPIVDAFDARIQGIVDNWPQQVDGTRALSIGAPPPPPLKTIVEHFVEDFLGC, via the coding sequence ATGAAAATCATCCTCACCGGCGGCGGCGGCTTCCTCGGACATCAGCTAGCACAAAAAATCCTCCAGCAAGGCACGCTTTGCGGCCAGCCCATCACCCAGCTCCGCTTACTCGATGCCGCCTTCCATCGCGAGATCCCTGATCCACGCGTCCAACAGATCACCGGCGACATCAGCGACCGCGATACCGTCTTTGCAACCATCGGCAGTGATGCAGACGTCATCTTCCACCTCGCCTCCATGGTCAGCGGCGAGTGCGAGCTGCGCTATGACGACGCCCTGCGAGTGAACCTCGATGGCGGCAGAAACGTCTTCGAAGCCGCCCGCGCCGCCACAGGCAGGCCGCGTGTCATTTTCGCCAGCAGCGTCGCCTGCTACGGCGGCATCGACATGAGCCAGATGATGTCAGACAGCACCAAGCAGCTCCCCCAGACCACCTACGGCATCACCAAGGCCATCTGCGAGATGCTCATCAACGATCACACCCGCAAAGGCCACTTTGACGGCCGCAGCGTGCGCCTGCCCACCGTCATCATCCGCCCCGGCAAGCCAAACGCCGCCGCTTCCAGTTGGGCCAGCGGCATGTTCCGCGAGCCCCTCAATGGCCAGCCCTGCATGCTCCCCATCCGCCGGGATCAGCCGCATCCCATGACCGGTTACCGCACCGTCATCGACAGCTTCATCGCCCTCGCCGAGGTCAGTGAGGCCCGCCTCAGCACCGACCGCGCCTACGTGCTGCCCGCGCATCGCGTCACACCCCAGATCGCAGAGCAAGTCATCACCGAAATCGCCGCCGAGCGCGGCATCACCCTCGGCCCCATCGTGGATGCCTTTGATGCCCGCATCCAAGGCATCGTGGACAACTGGCCCCAGCAAGTGGACGGCACCCGTGCCCTCTCCATCGGTGCACCACCGCCCCCACCGCTCAAAACCATCGTCGAGCACTTCGTCGAAGACTTCCTGGGCTGCTGA
- a CDS encoding SMP-30/gluconolactonase/LRE family protein gives MTLISNKNVDELERRGQEWRGEKGVQPLCRDGQSRLMAFNFAQRRFEPKLGAYAVRFNRLLAEWAAAYPQSTVWRVVQAHHLAATAWSNHPPEEILGFFQEAERLLLDAERLGGRTADWYTSAVTLSLSGHDLEVWEKTKAAGFQRPAWLKNPIGIAEEGLRSFPEHQITYFRIAGNARRLGFPGGTEAWARHVCDLLPQKGLEPYARAIWSMEPIYREKMFKKPGYGDWVTFRQGFQDLLAKGANTSRNLNSLLRFARKAEDKATARHLLEIIADKPDPEVFEIESRFLEIKTWATTDAPRIEPLWAKAARNPQSLAWSRDGKTLYIGSQDRQLGALDSTTGEVRARWDMQPESREINDIAVSPDGKLVAAVSGEETRDTPGWCRVWDSENGKVVQTFHASKGPLNALAFSMDGNELVFGGGAYSGPSEVWHWVRGEEHATLLDWAANHHHTIYAIAWAPDASSLVFNCQNSRVTVAENVRELRLVKQKATPGISNASALCYSPDGRFIAAALRLGWEDRDKANGCIALFHTEDMRPREDVLPPLTGGLMTLDYSPDGSWIAAGGYDGYIYILDSATLEIATWWNTNHGLLYKLRWSPDGKSIASAADAGKVAVWPIRFEKVQTGKNPR, from the coding sequence GTGACACTCATCAGCAACAAGAACGTCGATGAGCTGGAAAGGCGCGGCCAGGAGTGGCGCGGAGAGAAAGGCGTCCAGCCACTCTGCCGTGATGGTCAGAGCCGACTCATGGCCTTTAACTTCGCGCAGCGGCGCTTTGAACCCAAACTGGGAGCATACGCCGTGCGCTTCAATCGGCTGCTGGCAGAATGGGCAGCGGCCTATCCTCAGTCCACGGTCTGGCGTGTGGTGCAGGCACATCATCTCGCGGCTACGGCGTGGTCCAATCACCCACCGGAAGAAATACTGGGCTTCTTCCAGGAGGCGGAGAGGCTACTGCTCGACGCTGAACGCCTAGGTGGGCGCACAGCTGACTGGTACACATCCGCTGTGACGCTTTCCCTCTCGGGACATGATTTGGAGGTTTGGGAGAAAACAAAGGCGGCAGGTTTTCAACGGCCAGCGTGGCTGAAAAATCCCATCGGGATCGCCGAGGAAGGCCTGAGGAGCTTTCCAGAGCATCAGATCACCTACTTCCGTATCGCCGGCAATGCGAGACGGCTGGGTTTTCCCGGAGGCACGGAAGCGTGGGCGCGGCATGTGTGCGATCTGTTGCCGCAAAAAGGACTCGAGCCATATGCGCGGGCCATTTGGTCGATGGAGCCGATTTATCGAGAGAAAATGTTCAAGAAGCCCGGCTACGGCGACTGGGTGACTTTTCGGCAGGGCTTCCAAGACCTGCTGGCAAAAGGGGCGAATACCAGTCGGAATCTGAATTCGCTCCTGCGGTTCGCACGAAAGGCGGAGGATAAGGCGACGGCACGGCACTTACTCGAAATCATCGCAGACAAGCCGGACCCGGAGGTCTTCGAGATCGAGTCACGCTTTTTGGAGATCAAAACATGGGCTACCACCGATGCACCACGGATCGAGCCGCTTTGGGCCAAAGCCGCCCGCAATCCGCAGAGCCTCGCCTGGAGCAGGGATGGCAAAACGCTCTACATCGGCAGCCAGGACCGCCAACTCGGTGCGCTGGACAGTACCACGGGCGAGGTGCGTGCCAGGTGGGACATGCAGCCTGAGTCACGCGAGATCAATGACATCGCCGTTTCGCCGGATGGGAAGCTCGTGGCCGCAGTCTCGGGAGAGGAGACACGTGACACCCCAGGCTGGTGCCGCGTGTGGGACTCTGAGAATGGAAAGGTGGTACAAACTTTCCACGCCAGCAAAGGACCGCTCAACGCACTGGCCTTCAGCATGGACGGCAATGAACTCGTGTTCGGCGGTGGGGCATATTCTGGCCCGTCAGAAGTCTGGCATTGGGTGCGCGGGGAAGAGCATGCCACACTGTTGGATTGGGCCGCAAACCATCATCATACGATCTACGCCATCGCCTGGGCACCGGATGCCTCCTCACTCGTTTTCAACTGCCAGAACTCCCGTGTCACCGTGGCGGAAAATGTGCGTGAACTGCGCCTTGTGAAACAAAAGGCCACGCCGGGCATCAGCAATGCCTCCGCATTGTGTTATTCGCCAGATGGACGCTTCATCGCCGCCGCTTTGCGACTGGGCTGGGAGGATCGCGACAAGGCGAACGGCTGTATCGCTCTCTTTCACACGGAGGACATGAGGCCACGTGAAGATGTCCTCCCGCCGCTCACTGGAGGATTAATGACACTGGATTACTCGCCCGACGGCAGTTGGATCGCCGCTGGCGGCTACGATGGCTATATTTATATCCTAGACTCGGCCACACTCGAGATAGCCACCTGGTGGAATACCAATCACGGCCTGCTTTACAAGCTCCGCTGGTCCCCGGATGGCAAGTCCATCGCTTCTGCGGCAGATGCCGGCAAGGTTGCCGTTTGGCCTATACGTTTTGAGAAAGTGCAGACAGGTAAAAACCCGCGATAA
- a CDS encoding alkaline phosphatase D family protein → MQVILLDTRYFRSALKKVAKDKAMLGGTSVPTDDESTTILGAAQWAWLAKVLQEPAELRIVVSSIQFAPEAHGGECWANFPHEQRRLRSLLKGQKAVVLSGDRHWCEFSKNGVHDFTSSSMTQKHPRGTPTANKHRTVPKTYHLPNVGLLSIDWVARSVRAQIIAEDGSVKIEHSVGMDALVCE, encoded by the coding sequence GTGCAGGTCATTTTGCTGGATACGCGCTACTTCCGTAGTGCGCTCAAGAAGGTGGCGAAGGACAAAGCGATGCTTGGCGGCACTTCGGTGCCGACGGACGATGAATCGACCACCATTCTCGGTGCGGCGCAGTGGGCTTGGCTGGCGAAGGTGCTCCAGGAGCCTGCGGAGCTGCGAATCGTGGTGTCGAGCATCCAATTCGCTCCAGAAGCACACGGTGGTGAATGTTGGGCGAATTTTCCGCATGAGCAGCGCAGGCTGCGTTCACTCCTGAAAGGCCAAAAGGCCGTCGTTTTGAGCGGTGATCGGCATTGGTGCGAGTTTTCGAAGAACGGTGTGCATGACTTCACCTCCAGCTCGATGACGCAAAAGCACCCACGCGGCACTCCGACGGCCAACAAGCATCGCACGGTGCCGAAAACCTACCATTTGCCGAATGTGGGGCTTTTGAGCATCGACTGGGTAGCGCGGTCTGTGCGGGCGCAAATCATCGCGGAAGATGGTAGCGTGAAAATCGAGCACAGCGTGGGCATGGATGCCTTGGTGTGCGAGTGA